A stretch of the Hymenobacter tibetensis genome encodes the following:
- a CDS encoding glycosyl hydrolase encodes MQSRYSNLLVAAGLLLGGVSACQQVPTPSATRPTAPAASPWPTVTTQMRPWTRWWWMGSAVDARNLRLQLNQFKEAGLGGAEITPIYGAVGYEQQYLDFLSPSWLKMLHTTTHTADSLGLGIDMNLGTGWPYGGPQIQPEQAASKLVVQKYALAAGQSLKQKVVLQDPKHPGRAPLVALTAYGSKGERLDLRSKVTTDGTLNWQPTAGSWELYAAFGGNTRQMVKRAAPGGAGLVLDHLSPEALKTYLNRFDQAFASQPTGVRSFFNDSYEVYGADFTPRLLDEFERRRGYDVRPYLRELTSQSTTDQAARLRDDYRETMAELVQENFVTPWTTWIHGKKGLARNQSHGFPGNLLDLYATVDIPECETFGITRFPIPGMRYYSEEAAYKNPPPDLVMLKFASSAGHVLGKPLVSSETFTWLGEHFKVPLANCKPEVEQVFLAGVNHVFYHGTTYSPTEAKWPGWLFYASTEFVPANSWWPHLTGLNDYITRCQSVLQAGRPESDVLLYWPVYDVRHHAPPDKLEMLISIHTIDEWLQPTAFYQDAQQLIKRGYAVDFVSDKLLQQSQVSGGRLQVAPQGAVYQALVVPKVAFMPVETLENIVQRARQGATVILQELPTDVPGLHQLETRRQRLRAITAALNFRTVGAGVQQAEVGSGRVLLAPNVQQALEYRNITRETLTDSGLKFIRRAVPDGRYYYLVNHTATALDSWVALNTTANSMLLLDPQTGRSGVAASKREGNSTSVRLQLQPGEAMIVKTSTTPAAGPLWPYLTPTGTAQPVAGPWKVRFTEGGPALPKAQQLSHLVSWTQLPDTSAARFSGRAEYTTTFTLPTKAPADYLLKLGDVRESAHVWVNGHDAGVVWSFPHECHIGPYLKKGRNELKIEVANLMANHIIDLDKRKVAWRKYHEINFVTLAYEPFDAATWSWQPSGLLGPVTLTPCAPVKF; translated from the coding sequence ATGCAGAGTCGATACAGCAATTTATTGGTGGCCGCTGGGCTGCTACTTGGTGGGGTAAGTGCCTGCCAGCAAGTGCCCACCCCGAGTGCCACCCGTCCCACGGCTCCCGCAGCATCCCCCTGGCCGACCGTTACCACCCAAATGCGCCCCTGGACCCGCTGGTGGTGGATGGGTAGCGCGGTGGATGCCCGAAACTTGCGCCTGCAACTCAACCAGTTCAAAGAAGCGGGCTTGGGTGGGGCAGAAATTACGCCTATTTACGGCGCCGTCGGCTACGAGCAGCAGTACCTCGATTTTCTGTCGCCCAGCTGGCTGAAGATGCTACACACCACTACCCACACGGCGGATAGTTTGGGCTTGGGTATAGATATGAATCTGGGTACCGGCTGGCCGTATGGCGGGCCTCAAATCCAGCCGGAACAGGCAGCTAGCAAGCTGGTAGTGCAGAAATATGCGCTTGCGGCGGGGCAGAGCCTCAAGCAGAAAGTAGTGCTGCAAGACCCCAAACATCCCGGCCGCGCCCCGCTAGTGGCCCTGACGGCCTACGGCAGCAAAGGCGAGCGGTTGGATTTGCGCAGTAAAGTCACCACCGACGGAACGCTCAACTGGCAGCCAACCGCTGGCAGCTGGGAACTGTACGCGGCTTTCGGCGGCAACACCCGCCAAATGGTAAAGCGCGCTGCTCCCGGCGGCGCTGGGCTGGTGCTCGACCACCTGTCACCGGAGGCGCTAAAAACCTACCTCAACCGCTTCGACCAAGCCTTTGCCAGTCAACCCACCGGGGTGCGGTCCTTTTTCAACGACAGCTACGAAGTGTACGGCGCCGACTTCACCCCGCGCCTGCTCGACGAGTTTGAGCGGCGTCGAGGCTATGATGTGCGGCCCTACCTGCGCGAGCTAACAAGCCAAAGCACCACCGACCAAGCGGCCCGCCTGCGCGACGACTACCGCGAAACCATGGCCGAGCTTGTGCAGGAAAACTTTGTTACCCCCTGGACAACCTGGATTCACGGCAAAAAAGGCTTGGCGCGCAACCAGTCCCACGGCTTTCCCGGCAATCTGCTCGACCTCTACGCCACCGTCGACATCCCCGAGTGCGAAACGTTTGGTATCACGCGCTTCCCCATTCCCGGCATGCGCTACTATTCCGAGGAAGCCGCCTACAAAAATCCGCCACCCGATTTGGTGATGCTGAAATTTGCGTCGTCGGCGGGCCATGTACTGGGCAAGCCGCTGGTGTCGTCGGAGACGTTTACGTGGTTGGGCGAGCATTTCAAAGTGCCACTAGCCAACTGCAAGCCCGAGGTGGAGCAGGTGTTTTTAGCGGGCGTCAACCATGTGTTTTATCATGGCACCACCTACTCGCCAACGGAAGCTAAATGGCCGGGCTGGCTGTTCTACGCCTCCACCGAGTTTGTGCCAGCCAATAGCTGGTGGCCCCACCTGACGGGCCTCAACGACTACATCACCCGTTGCCAATCGGTGCTGCAAGCTGGCCGCCCCGAAAGCGACGTACTTCTCTACTGGCCTGTCTATGACGTGCGCCACCATGCCCCACCCGACAAGCTGGAGATGCTCATTAGCATCCACACCATTGATGAATGGCTGCAACCCACGGCGTTCTATCAGGATGCGCAGCAGCTAATAAAGCGTGGGTACGCGGTTGATTTTGTGTCCGATAAGCTTCTGCAACAGTCCCAGGTAAGTGGTGGCCGGTTACAAGTGGCGCCTCAGGGGGCGGTTTACCAGGCGTTGGTCGTGCCTAAGGTTGCTTTCATGCCGGTCGAGACCCTGGAAAATATTGTGCAACGGGCGCGACAAGGCGCCACTGTTATCCTCCAAGAGTTGCCCACCGATGTACCCGGCCTGCACCAGCTCGAAACCCGCCGGCAGCGGCTGCGCGCTATCACAGCTGCCCTAAATTTCCGGACCGTTGGCGCGGGCGTGCAGCAAGCGGAAGTAGGAAGCGGCCGGGTGCTACTGGCTCCCAACGTGCAACAGGCCCTGGAATACCGCAACATCACCCGCGAAACCCTCACCGACTCGGGCCTGAAATTCATCCGGCGCGCGGTGCCCGACGGCCGCTACTACTACCTCGTCAACCATACAGCCACTGCCCTAGACTCCTGGGTGGCGCTGAACACCACTGCGAACTCAATGCTGCTACTCGACCCACAAACTGGTCGGAGCGGCGTAGCGGCCAGTAAGCGGGAAGGCAACTCGACCAGCGTCCGGCTACAGCTTCAGCCCGGCGAGGCCATGATTGTGAAAACCAGCACTACTCCGGCCGCTGGTCCGTTGTGGCCCTACTTAACGCCAACTGGGACAGCGCAGCCTGTTGCTGGCCCTTGGAAGGTGCGTTTCACGGAGGGTGGCCCAGCGCTACCCAAAGCGCAACAGCTAAGCCATCTGGTTTCCTGGACCCAGCTGCCCGACACTAGTGCCGCCCGCTTTTCCGGCCGCGCCGAGTACACTACCACGTTTACGCTGCCAACCAAAGCGCCCGCAGACTATCTGCTGAAGCTAGGCGACGTGCGCGAAAGCGCCCACGTATGGGTCAACGGCCACGACGCAGGCGTGGTGTGGAGTTTCCCACACGAGTGCCACATCGGCCCCTACTTAAAGAAGGGCCGCAACGAGCTGAAAATCGAG